A genomic window from Cinclus cinclus chromosome 5, bCinCin1.1, whole genome shotgun sequence includes:
- the TDO2 gene encoding tryptophan 2,3-dioxygenase: MSHCPFAGKNYLFNFNKLSLEDENDDKSQEGINKASKGGLIYGEYLQLNKILNAQELESEKKGKKIHDEHLFIVTHQAYELWFKQILWEMDSVRVIFQNGHVRDERNMLKVITRMNRISLILKLLVEQFSVLETMTALDFFDFRYYLSPASGFQSLQFRLLENKIGVPQSLRVPYNRRHYRDNFKGQDHELLLQSEQEPTLLQLVEAWLERTPGLDAEEFDFWGQFEENVLKGLEEEFALIQAKADSEEKDDLLSEFQKQRDVLLSLFDEKRHEHLLSKGERRLSYKALKGALMIYFYREEPRFQVPFQLLTSLMDLDVLMTKWRYNHVCLVHRMIGSKAGTGGSSGYHYLRSTVSDRYKVFVDLFNLSTFLVPRHWIPKMNPSIHKFLYTAEYCDSSYFSSDDSD; the protein is encoded by the exons ATGAGCCACTGCCCCTTCGCGGGGAAGAATTACCT aTTTAATTTTAACAAGCTATCTTTGGAAGATGAAAATGATGACAAATCTCAAGAAGGAATAAATAAAGCCAGCAAAGGTGGGCTTATCTATGGAGAATACCTACAA CTGAACAAAATATTGAATGCTCAAGAACTTGAGAgtgagaagaaagggaaaaaaatccatgacgAGCATCTTTTCATTGTGACACATCAAG CATATGAACTTTGGTTTAAGCAGATTTTGTGGGAAATGGACTCTGTGCGAGTGATCTTTCAAAATGGTCAC GTAAGAGATGAGAGGAACATGCTGAAGGTTATTACTCGAATGAACAGAATTTCACTGATTCTGAAATTACTTGTGGAACAGTTCTCAGTTTTGGAAACTATGACTGCATTGGACTTCTTTGATTTCAG GTACTACCTAAGCCCAGCCTCAGGTTTTCAGAGCCTGCAGTTTCGCTTGCTAGAGAACAAGATTGGTGTTCCCCAAAGTCTGAGAGTCCCTTATAACAGAAGGCATTACCGTGATAACTTCAAGGGACAGGATCATGAGCTACTACTTCAATCAGAGCAAGAACCAACACTACTGCAACTTGTGGAG GCATGGCTGGAAAGAACTCCGGGACTTGATGCAGAAGAATTTGATTTCTGGGGACAATTTGAAGAGAATGTTTTAAAAGGCCTAGAAGAGGAATTTGCTTTGATACAG gcaaaagcagactcagaagaaaaagatgaCTTACTGTCTGAATTCCAAAAACAGAGAGATGTATTACTTTCATTATTTGATGAAAAACGCCATGAACATCTGCTCAGTAAAG GAGAGAGACGACTGTCCTACAAAGCACTGAAGGGGGCCTTGATGATCTACTTCTACAG GGAGGAGCCTCGTTTCCAGGTTCCCTTTCAGCTTCTTACCTCTCTTATGGATCTCGATGTGCTCATGACTAAATGGAGAT ATAACCATGTCTGTTTGGTGCACAGAATGATTGGCAGCAAGGCTGGCACTGGAGGCTCATCAGGCTACCACTACTTGCGCTCAACAGTGAG TGACAGATACAAGGTGTTTGTGGATTTGTTCAATCTTTCAACATTTCTAGTGCCAAGACACTGGATACCAAAGATGAACCCAAGCATTCATAAATTCCTTTACACAGCAGAATACTGTGACAGCTCCTACTTCAGCAGTGATGACTCTGACTAG
- the CTSO gene encoding cathepsin O, with product MTRWPMAVPALLLCLLRPGSAALPAPAGTRLREESGGGREQEEAGALRESAKRIRLLNSLSKDNTTAVYGINQFSHLFPEEFKAIYLRSIPHKLPRYIKVPKGKEKPLPKKFDWRDKKVIAEVRNQQTCGGCWAFSIVGGIQSAYAIKRNTLEELSVQQVLDCSYNNYGCSGGSTVSALSWLNQTKVKLVRDSEYTFKAQTGLCHYFEHSYFGVSITGFAAYDFSGQEEEMMRVLVSWGPLAVTVDAVSWQDYLGGIIQYHCSSGRANHAVLITGFDRTGSIPYWIVQNSWGPAWGIDGYVRVKIGSNVCGIAETVSAVFV from the exons ATGACGCGGTGGCCGATGGCGGTGCCGGcgctgctcctctgcctgctgcgGCCGGGCAGTGCCGCCCTCCCGGCGCCTGCAGGCACCCGGCTGCGGGAGGagagcggcggcggccgggaACAAGAGGAAGCGGGGGCTCTGCGG gAAAGTGCTAAAAGAATTAGATTATTGAATTCATTATCAAAAGATAATACGACTGCTGTATATGGAATAAATCAGTTTTCTCACCTGTTTCCTGAAGAGTTCAAAG CTATTTACTTGAGAAGCATACCTCACAAACTTCCCAGATACATAAAAGTGccaaaggggaaggaaaagcctCTGCCAAAGAAGTTTGACTGGAGGGACAAGAAAGTCATTGCAGAAGTGAGAAATCAGCAGACA TGTGGAGGCTGCTGGGCTTTCAGCATTGTAGGTGGCATACAGTCTGCCTATGCAATTAAAAGAAACACCTTGGAAGAGCTCAGTGTGCAGCAAGTTCTTGACTGCTCGTACAATAACTACGGCTGCAGCGGGGGATCCACTGTTAGCGCTTTGAGCTGGCTGAACCAG ACAAAAGTAAAACTCGTGAGAGATTCAGAATACACTTTTAAAGCTCAGACAGGACTGTGCCATTATTTTGAGCACTCATATTTTGGAGTTTCAATAACAGGATTTGCTGCATATGACTTCAG TGGTCAAGAAGAGGAAATGATGAGGGTGCTTGTGAGCTGGGGCCCTTTGGCAGTGACAGTTGATGCTGTTAGCTGGCAGGATTATCTTGGTGGAATCATACAGTATCACTGCTCCAGTGGAAGAGCGAACCATGCTGTTCTTATCACTGGTTTTGACAGAACAG GTAGCATCCCTTACTGGATTGTACAGAACTCTTGGGGGCCAGCATGGGGAATAGATGGCTATGTTCGTGTTAAGATAGGCAGCAATGTCTGTG GTATAGCAGAAACAGTTTCAGCAGTATTTGTTTGA